The Takifugu rubripes chromosome 16, fTakRub1.2, whole genome shotgun sequence genome contains the following window.
GTTTTACTTGTCTCATTCGGACCTCAGTTTTGAGATGAGCCATCAAGGTTCAGATGTTGATAAAGGGTTGAACACAGTCTTGGGCTGTCAGGAGAGTTATGCCTGCGGCGGCTCAGATGAAGCCACATATGAATGTGATGAATGTGGCAGCCTGCAGTGTACCAGGTGCGAACTGGAGCTCCATCGCCAGGAGCGAATGAGGAATCACGACCGGGTTCGGATCGCACCGGGCCATGTTCCTTTCTGTGACTCCTGCAAAggtgacagcagctgctctgcCAGTGGCGGACGGATCAGAGCGCTGGTCCGCTGCCAGGGCTGTAAGATCAACTTGTGTTTGGACTGCCAGAAGCGCACCCACAGCGGGGTCAACAAGAAGAAGCACCCCCTGTCTCCCTACCCCACCGCTAAAGCTCCGCAGGATAACAGCGGGAGCGCTGAGCTGTCACAAATTGAAATCCTCAAAGCAGAACTGGAGAAGGTTTGCAGCTTCCGTTTggtggatgagagggaggagatgcaGGTACACCGCGACATTCCAGCCTTTTTGATGACATATCGTCATGCCTACAAGGCTGATTGTTGTCTTAATCCTCAGgtgaaggatgaggaggagtTTGTGAGTAGACTGGGTTGCAATCCCACTGAGCTCCTCAAGGTAGTCTCCATCTTTGGAAACACCGGAGAGGGCAAGTCTCACACTCTGAACCACACCTTTTTCCTTGGACGAGAGGTGTTCACAACCTCACCCACCCAGGAGTCCTGCACCGTAGGGGTATGGGCGGCTATGGACCCTGTTCATCATGTGGTAGTCATTGACACAGAAGGCCTGCTCGGGGCTGGTATGATGCACAAAGAACAATATCTAATAAACGTGGCGGACACGGTGGGGCTGTTTGACCCAAGTGTGTTTTACCCTCACCTTATCAGGAGCCAATCAGGGCCAACGAACGCGGCTGCTCCTTAAAGTCTTGGCCGTCTCTGATGTGGTAATCTATCGAACCCACGCGGACCGTCTCCATGACGACCTCTTCAAGTTCCTTGGTGATGCATCGGATGCGTACTTGAAACATTTCGCCAAGGAGCTGAAGGCGACTACCGCTCGCTGCGGTCTGGATGTCCCGTTGTCCACTCTCGGTCCCGCAGTAATCATCTTCCACGAGACCGTCCACACAAAGCTCCTAGGATCAGGTACAGGAAACACTCCGGGGTCGACACCGACCGAATCTCACTTATGTGATcgtttcttctctctctctctccagataAACCTGCTGAGTCAACAGACCGCCTTCTTCAGGAGCGCTTCAGGAAGCTGGGACTGTTTCCAGAAGCTTTCAGCTCCATCCAGTATCGCGGAACTCGGACCTACAACCCCCCTACGGACTTCAGCGGCCTGCTGCgcagcctggagcagcagctggataaCAACACCACCCGCTCGCCACGCGCCGCCTGCGTCATCTACAAGGCTCTCCAGGTAATGGTGGCGGGTTGGAGGCAGATGTTTAACCTGGCTACAGTGTGGTGCTACTAACTTTGTCTGTCTCCTGCGCCAGGCCTTGAGTGAGAGCTTCAGTGGTGACATTCCAGATGAGCACATCAGCAGTAATTCATTCTTCCCAGATGAATACTTTACCTGCTCCAGCGTCTGCCTCAGCTGTGGGTACGTATCGCTGTCCTTGCTTGTGCATCAAATCGCATCCTGATTAAGTGTTAAAAAGATTTTTGGGGGGTCCGCTTTCAGCTCGGGCTGTAAAAAAAGCATGAATCACCTAAAGGAGGGGCTTGACCACGAGGCCAAACACCGCTGCCGCTACACTGCACAGTACGACAACCATATATACACATGCAAGGTAAGCAGAAGGTAAGCCGAGGCCAGACCTGCTTGTTGGGGTTCTGAAAATCTGTGCTAATCCGCAGGCCTGCTATGAAAAAGGGAAGGAGGTGATTGT
Protein-coding sequences here:
- the zfyve1 gene encoding zinc finger FYVE domain-containing protein 1, whose product is MSHQGSDVDKGLNTVLGCQESYACGGSDEATYECDECGSLQCTRCELELHRQERMRNHDRVRIAPGHVPFCDSCKGDSSCSASGGRIRALVRCQGCKINLCLDCQKRTHSGVNKKKHPLSPYPTAKAPQDNSGSAELSQIEILKAELEKVCSFRLVDEREEMQVKDEEEFVSRLGCNPTELLKVVSIFGNTGEGKSHTLNHTFFLGREVFTTSPTQESCTVGVWAAMDPVHHVVVIDTEGLLGAGANQGQRTRLLLKVLAVSDVVIYRTHADRLHDDLFKFLGDASDAYLKHFAKELKATTARCGLDVPLSTLGPAVIIFHETVHTKLLGSDKPAESTDRLLQERFRKLGLFPEAFSSIQYRGTRTYNPPTDFSGLLRSLEQQLDNNTTRSPRAACVIYKALQALSESFSGDIPDEHISSNSFFPDEYFTCSSVCLSCGSGCKKSMNHLKEGLDHEAKHRCRYTAQYDNHIYTCKACYEKGKEVIVVPKTTASSDSPWFGLAIYAWSGYVIECPNCAVIYRSRQYWYGNQDPVETVVRTEIQHVWPGSDGFLKDNNNAAQRLLDGVKYISQSVSELSVKPAKAVTSWLTDQIAPAYWKPNSLILKCHKCGEEFQPNDTKHHCRACGEGFCDSCSSKTRPVPERGWGLAPVRVCDACFHNRGIPTELLDAALEEEGGTLIARKVGEAVQNTLGAVVGAIDIPLGLVKDAARPAYWVPDQDIHSCNECQREFSPRLSIHHCRACGQGVCGDCSQGRRAVPSRGWDHTVRVCNSCNEKAGEL